In Desulfocurvus vexinensis DSM 17965, a genomic segment contains:
- a CDS encoding CD3324 family protein, translating into MSYRKANDVLPRQLLRAIQEYIDGEVLYIPRKAENRRQWGETTQNRQRLLARNREIAARRRAGCPVASLAEQYCLSAKAVYKILAAVNGD; encoded by the coding sequence ATGAGCTACAGGAAAGCGAACGACGTGTTGCCGCGGCAACTGCTGCGCGCGATACAGGAGTATATCGACGGCGAAGTGCTGTACATCCCCCGCAAGGCGGAGAACAGAAGGCAGTGGGGGGAAACGACGCAGAACAGGCAGCGCCTGCTGGCCAGGAACCGCGAGATCGCGGCCCGGCGCAGGGCGGGCTGCCCTGTGGCCAGCCTGGCGGAGCAGTACTGCCTGTCCGCCAAGGCCGTCTACAAGATCCTCGCCGCCGTGAACGGTGACTGA